The nucleotide window ACATCGATATCGACATCGGCGAACGGCTGAAGTGAGCGGCGCGCGGGCGTCTGCAAAGCGGTACTGTTCGCCCCGCCCGCTCCGCAGAGAGAAGCATTTCCGAATTCCCGCGAAGGATTCACGCCGCGCGGGGACAATATCCCCTCAATGAGCACGGCCGACGCTGGGCACGAGCGGGCGATTCGCGACGCGGTGCTGGCCGGCAGGTCGGACGCGTGGCACGGGTGGTTCGACGCGCACTACGCCCCCCTCGCGCGCTACGCGCGGTGGCGGTGCGGCGGGCTGCCCGACCTCACCGACGACGTGATCCAGGAAACGTGGCTCACCGCCGTGCGCCGGGTGCGCGACTTCGACCCCGCGAAGGGGAGCTTCTTCGACTGGCTGTGCGGGATTGCGTCCAACGCCGCCCGCAGCGCGGTCCGCTCGCGCTACCGCCGCACGGCCCGGGTTCGTGCCCTCCAACCGGCCGATGACAGGGCCGCGCCGGACGAGGGCGGGGCGGTCGAACGGGCCGAGCGCGTCGCCCTCGCGCTCGCCGAACTGCCCGAGCGGTACGAGGCCGTGCTCCGGGCCAAGTACCTCGATCAGCAAGCGGTCGCGGACATCGCCGCGCACCGGAACGAATCGGCCAAGGCGGTGGAAT belongs to Gemmata obscuriglobus and includes:
- a CDS encoding RNA polymerase sigma factor yields the protein MSTADAGHERAIRDAVLAGRSDAWHGWFDAHYAPLARYARWRCGGLPDLTDDVIQETWLTAVRRVRDFDPAKGSFFDWLCGIASNAARSAVRSRYRRTARVRALQPADDRAAPDEGGAVERAERVALALAELPERYEAVLRAKYLDQQAVADIAAHRNESAKAVESLLARARAAFREVYEKSHD